One segment of Paraburkholderia caribensis DNA contains the following:
- a CDS encoding amidohydrolase family protein — protein MTVRIDMHSHFFPRISHNEASGLDQEHAPWLKVDTDGETGMIMTGKREFRPVYRALWDPATRIEEMDRCGVDIQLMCATPVMFGYRYAAAAAHEWAVRMNDRALEFCSHAPQRLMPLAQVPLQDVELACREASRAHRAGHRGVQIGNHLGARDLDDDQLVTFLTHCANDDIPVLVHPWDMMTDGRMKKWMLPWLVAMPAETQLSIVSLILSGAFERIPKTLKLCFAHGGGSFAFLLGRVQNAWEQRDIVRENCPNPPASYVDRFHVDSAVFSDGALRLLVETMGEDRVLLGSDYPFPLGEKVVGDLVTNHPQLSDAAKEKILGVNSQRFFNLAPQCGSGGRNAN, from the coding sequence ATGACAGTGCGAATCGACATGCATTCCCACTTTTTTCCGCGTATTTCGCACAACGAAGCAAGTGGGCTAGATCAAGAGCATGCGCCGTGGCTCAAGGTCGATACAGACGGCGAGACGGGGATGATCATGACAGGCAAGCGCGAGTTTCGACCCGTCTATCGCGCTTTGTGGGATCCCGCCACGCGGATTGAAGAGATGGACAGATGCGGCGTAGACATCCAGTTGATGTGCGCGACACCCGTGATGTTCGGCTATCGGTACGCTGCAGCAGCGGCGCATGAATGGGCCGTGCGCATGAACGATCGCGCGCTGGAATTCTGCTCGCACGCGCCGCAGCGCCTGATGCCGTTGGCTCAAGTGCCGCTGCAGGACGTCGAACTGGCGTGCCGGGAAGCCTCGCGTGCACACCGTGCCGGTCATCGGGGCGTGCAGATCGGCAATCACCTGGGCGCGCGCGATCTCGACGACGATCAACTGGTGACGTTTCTCACGCATTGCGCGAACGACGATATACCGGTGCTCGTGCATCCATGGGACATGATGACGGACGGTCGCATGAAGAAGTGGATGTTGCCCTGGCTCGTCGCCATGCCGGCTGAAACACAGTTGAGCATAGTGTCGCTGATTCTCTCGGGGGCGTTCGAACGCATCCCGAAGACACTCAAACTTTGCTTCGCCCATGGCGGCGGCAGCTTTGCGTTCTTGCTGGGCCGCGTGCAGAACGCGTGGGAGCAACGAGACATCGTTCGCGAGAATTGCCCGAACCCGCCGGCTTCGTACGTCGATCGCTTTCATGTCGATAGTGCCGTCTTCAGCGATGGTGCCTTGCGGTTGCTCGTGGAGACGATGGGCGAAGACCGTGTGTTGCTCGGCTCCGACTATCCGTTCCCACTGGGCGAGAAGGTGGTGGGCGACCTTGTAACGAATCACCCGCAATTGAGCGACGCAGCGAAGGAGAAAATCCTCGGCGTCAATTCCCAACGTTTTTTCAACCTGGCGCCTCAGTGCGGTTCAGGAGGTCGTAATGCAAATTGA
- a CDS encoding dienelactone hydrolase family protein: MNGEYIDIDAGNGQAFSAYLARPRQGSGPGLILLQEIFGINAYMLDMADRFAEEGYVVLVPDLFWRMKRGVNLGYTGEDFATALRYNDEFDVDLAITDIASTIRTLRSLDQHVGKVGAVGFCLGGKLAMLAAARTEIDCAVSYYGVGLDAYMEDVPSIRCPMVFHFAGNDALCPEATRETIQSALSALPAVEQYVYPGCDHAFATPQREHFDKPAAMMAYSRTLALLRKVLGPIYDLNSIWELHCYHEFESRDVDSIMPTMVSAPYVNHVPTMTGGVGYNDLKRFYKYHFVHANPGDARFIPISRTIGADRIVDEFIFCATHDREIDYMLPGLAPTGKYFEIPMLAVICFRGDKLYNEHIYWDQASVLVQIGVLDPTGLPIAGIQTAKKMIDETLPSNELMKNWASSEGKPI, from the coding sequence ATGAACGGTGAATACATTGACATTGATGCGGGCAACGGCCAAGCCTTTTCCGCGTACCTCGCGCGGCCCCGGCAAGGGTCCGGGCCGGGCTTGATCCTGTTGCAGGAAATCTTCGGCATCAACGCCTATATGTTGGACATGGCCGATCGATTCGCCGAGGAAGGTTATGTGGTGCTGGTGCCCGACCTGTTCTGGCGCATGAAGCGCGGCGTCAATCTCGGCTACACCGGCGAGGACTTTGCCACGGCGTTGCGATACAACGACGAGTTCGATGTTGATCTGGCGATAACCGACATTGCGTCGACGATCAGGACCCTCCGCTCGCTCGATCAACACGTCGGAAAAGTCGGCGCGGTAGGCTTTTGCCTGGGCGGAAAACTCGCGATGCTGGCCGCTGCTCGCACGGAAATCGACTGCGCGGTGAGTTACTACGGTGTCGGGCTCGATGCCTATATGGAAGATGTGCCGTCGATCCGCTGCCCGATGGTTTTTCATTTTGCTGGTAATGACGCGTTATGCCCCGAGGCAACACGCGAGACGATCCAGTCAGCACTTTCCGCACTACCTGCGGTCGAGCAATACGTGTATCCAGGCTGTGACCACGCTTTCGCGACCCCGCAACGTGAGCACTTCGACAAGCCGGCAGCGATGATGGCTTATTCACGCACTCTCGCGTTGTTGCGTAAAGTGCTCGGACCGATCTATGACCTCAATTCCATCTGGGAATTGCACTGCTACCACGAGTTCGAATCGCGCGATGTCGATTCGATCATGCCGACCATGGTCTCGGCGCCCTATGTCAATCACGTGCCGACCATGACGGGCGGGGTGGGATACAACGATCTCAAACGGTTCTACAAGTATCACTTCGTTCACGCCAATCCGGGGGACGCCCGTTTTATTCCGATCTCGCGCACCATCGGTGCGGACCGCATCGTCGACGAATTCATCTTCTGTGCAACGCACGATCGCGAGATCGACTATATGCTTCCGGGGCTGGCGCCGACCGGCAAGTACTTCGAGATTCCCATGCTCGCCGTGATCTGTTTCCGTGGCGATAAGTTGTACAACGAGCATATCTACTGGGATCAGGCGTCGGTGCTGGTACAGATTGGCGTTCTCGATCCCACGGGGCTGCCGATCGCCGGAATCCAGACGGCGAAGAAGATGATCGATGAGACCTTGCCAAGCAACGAGCTGATGAAGAACTGGGCCTCGAGCGAAGGGAAACCAATCTGA
- a CDS encoding thiolase family protein translates to MTLDKCDEALLTAGVEIPYRRQATSDSTGDLLARAFAAALDESGFTAKDIDGLGVASFTLAPDHAIDLAWRLGLSPRWCMDDCHGGASAINMLQHAIRAIQHGDAKVIALVSGDRFEPADFKQLVDHYNLTTRNWLRPLDLGGPNGLFAMLTQRHAKRHNLTRRDYGALCVAQRAWAALNPNAIYRTPLTIDDYLEAPIIADPLGRFDCVPVVSGANAVIIARADLARRARNVRVRSLQCRYNGDDQTGDGTETSLATIAGDLWRQAGVTPDDIDMVSVYDDYPVMAIAQLADLGFAPDGDLRAMIARIASRDLPVNTSGGQLSAGQAGAAGGMHGLVEALAQLRGRAGERQVPNARLALVSGYGMVEYRYGMCANAVVLEAVERGVQ, encoded by the coding sequence ATGACACTCGACAAATGCGACGAAGCACTACTGACAGCCGGTGTGGAAATACCGTACCGGCGACAGGCGACGTCAGATTCCACAGGCGATCTGCTTGCCCGGGCCTTCGCCGCCGCGCTCGACGAATCCGGGTTCACGGCGAAAGACATCGACGGGCTCGGCGTAGCGTCTTTCACACTGGCTCCTGACCATGCTATCGATCTCGCCTGGCGCCTCGGACTCAGCCCACGCTGGTGCATGGACGATTGTCACGGTGGAGCAAGCGCCATCAATATGCTGCAGCACGCTATACGCGCAATTCAGCACGGCGACGCGAAGGTGATTGCGCTGGTGTCCGGCGACCGATTCGAGCCCGCTGACTTCAAGCAGCTGGTCGATCACTACAACCTGACAACGCGAAACTGGTTGCGCCCGCTCGACCTGGGTGGGCCGAACGGACTGTTCGCGATGCTCACGCAGCGTCACGCGAAGCGTCACAACCTGACTAGACGCGACTATGGGGCGCTGTGCGTCGCGCAGCGCGCCTGGGCAGCGCTGAACCCGAATGCTATCTATAGAACGCCGCTGACCATCGACGACTATCTCGAAGCGCCGATCATCGCTGACCCGTTGGGCCGGTTCGATTGCGTACCCGTGGTCAGCGGCGCCAACGCCGTGATCATCGCGCGCGCCGATCTCGCGCGTCGCGCCCGGAATGTCCGTGTGCGTTCTCTGCAATGCCGTTACAACGGCGACGACCAGACAGGGGATGGCACTGAGACTTCATTGGCTACGATCGCCGGCGATTTGTGGCGGCAGGCAGGCGTCACGCCGGACGACATCGACATGGTCTCCGTCTATGACGACTACCCCGTGATGGCGATTGCGCAACTGGCGGATCTCGGCTTCGCGCCCGACGGCGACCTGCGGGCGATGATCGCGCGCATCGCATCGCGCGACCTGCCGGTGAATACCTCCGGTGGTCAACTGTCCGCGGGGCAGGCAGGAGCTGCGGGCGGCATGCATGGTCTCGTGGAGGCGCTAGCCCAATTGCGCGGTCGTGCGGGGGAGCGGCAGGTGCCGAATGCCCGGCTGGCGCTCGTGAGTGGCTATGGAATGGTCGAGTATCGCTATGGCATGTGTGCGAATGCCGTGGTGCTCGAAGCGGTTGAGCGAGGTGTGCAATGA
- a CDS encoding RidA family protein yields MNQTTEGRVVPGKATPRGRFPHIARAGDFLFVSGTSSRRPDNTIDGASADEFGTATLDIRRQTRAVIENIRDILKSEGADLSNLVEISAFLVNMSDFGGYNEVYAEYFDETGPARTTVAVHQLPHPHLLVEMKAVAYVPVR; encoded by the coding sequence ATGAATCAGACCACTGAAGGGCGTGTAGTGCCGGGCAAGGCGACGCCGCGCGGGCGCTTCCCGCATATCGCGCGAGCCGGCGACTTTCTGTTCGTATCGGGCACCAGTTCCCGACGTCCGGACAACACAATCGATGGCGCATCGGCTGATGAATTCGGCACTGCCACACTCGATATTCGTCGACAGACGCGCGCCGTCATCGAAAACATCCGCGACATCCTGAAGAGCGAGGGCGCGGACCTTTCGAACCTGGTCGAAATCTCAGCGTTCCTGGTGAACATGAGCGACTTTGGTGGCTACAACGAAGTGTATGCGGAGTATTTCGACGAGACGGGTCCAGCACGAACCACTGTCGCCGTTCATCAGTTGCCGCATCCCCACCTGCTTGTCGAGATGAAAGCAGTCGCATACGTGCCGGTACGCTGA
- a CDS encoding SDR family NAD(P)-dependent oxidoreductase, translating into MQIEGCVAFVTGADRGLGAGLLDALLERGARKVYAGVKKMEGVAYGDPRVVPVEVDITNIDQVASAASNANDITLLINNAGLNRTQPVLETNDAEAARAEMEVNYFGTLNMMRAFSPALRSNGGAIINILSILARVALPSMASLSASKAAALRMTEGARAELAPHHVRVISVLPGPIDTEMSRNVPPPKIPVGEAVDAVLAALEGGADEVYMGAMAEEIARELAADRQALHARLLII; encoded by the coding sequence ATGCAAATTGAAGGCTGCGTGGCATTCGTGACGGGCGCCGACCGCGGGCTCGGTGCGGGTCTGCTCGATGCGTTGCTGGAGCGGGGCGCGCGCAAGGTCTACGCGGGCGTCAAGAAGATGGAAGGCGTCGCGTACGGTGATCCGCGCGTCGTGCCGGTTGAAGTGGACATCACGAACATCGACCAGGTGGCGAGCGCGGCGTCCAACGCCAATGACATCACGCTACTGATCAACAACGCAGGACTGAACCGGACGCAGCCGGTACTGGAGACCAATGACGCGGAAGCGGCGCGTGCCGAAATGGAGGTGAATTACTTCGGCACGTTAAACATGATGCGTGCATTCTCACCGGCGCTCAGATCGAACGGCGGCGCGATCATCAACATTCTTTCGATACTCGCGCGCGTCGCCCTGCCGTCGATGGCGTCGCTGAGTGCATCGAAGGCTGCCGCTCTTCGAATGACGGAAGGCGCGCGAGCCGAACTCGCGCCGCATCACGTCCGGGTCATTTCTGTTCTTCCCGGACCCATCGACACGGAAATGAGCCGGAACGTCCCGCCTCCGAAGATCCCGGTCGGAGAAGCAGTCGACGCCGTGCTTGCAGCATTGGAGGGCGGAGCGGACGAGGTCTACATGGGCGCGATGGCAGAAGAGATTGCGCGTGAACTCGCCGCGGATCGTCAGGCGCTGCATGCGCGCCTTTTGATTATTTGA
- a CDS encoding 3-hydroxyanthranilate 3,4-dioxygenase: MLSYGKPFNFERWIDEHAHLLKPPVGNQQIWQDSDFIVTVVGGPNRRTDYHDDPLEEFFYQLRGNAYLNLWIDGRRERVELKEGDVFLLPPHVRHSPQRPEPGSACLVIERQRPDGVMDGFEWYCDACGERVHRVELQLKSIVDDLPPLFEAFYASEETRRCPRCGVVHAGKQGRAD, translated from the coding sequence ATGCTGAGTTATGGAAAGCCGTTCAACTTTGAACGTTGGATCGACGAGCACGCGCATCTATTGAAGCCGCCGGTCGGCAACCAGCAGATATGGCAGGACAGCGACTTCATCGTCACAGTGGTGGGCGGACCGAATCGGCGAACCGACTATCACGACGATCCGCTCGAGGAGTTTTTCTATCAACTGCGCGGCAACGCCTACCTCAACTTGTGGATCGACGGCAGGCGCGAGCGCGTCGAACTGAAAGAAGGGGATGTATTTCTACTGCCGCCGCACGTACGTCACTCGCCCCAGCGGCCAGAGCCGGGAAGCGCCTGCCTCGTGATAGAGCGTCAACGTCCGGACGGCGTAATGGATGGATTCGAGTGGTATTGCGATGCATGCGGGGAGCGCGTTCATCGCGTCGAGTTGCAACTAAAGAGCATCGTCGACGACCTGCCTCCGCTCTTCGAAGCATTTTACGCATCGGAAGAAACGCGTCGCTGTCCGCGCTGCGGCGTTGTTCATGCGGGCAAGCAAGGCCGAGCTGATTAA
- a CDS encoding MFS transporter: protein METPMTSTRTFSAVSTPSQVVPEPLAVSVDERSLRRIVFASVAGNALEWYDFFLYSTAAALVFGELFFPKGTDPLLGTLVAFAGFAVGFAARPLGGALFGHIGDRYGRKSALVWTLSIMGGATFLIGFLPTYSQVGLWAPALLIVLRILQGIAAGGEWGGAVLMISESAPPEKRGFYASMSQIGVGGGFVLSASVFFLVQMLPKDAFMTWGWRIPFLLSIAIFGVGVYIRSRLPESAEFAKAEAEGRRARMPVLDVIRKHPKEVLMAMGLRVAENGASYIVIAFALVYGKFIGVPNQIMLAGVIVSMAVELVTLMLWGRLSDRLGRKPVYMIGALGVVIIAFPFFWLLDTKVPALIWLAFLLGNAVCHGAMLGTQPALMGELFTTEVRYSGMALGHEVSSVFAGGLSPLLATALLAHYHAAWPVALLMAALGMVTVISLFFTHETVARRER, encoded by the coding sequence ATGGAGACTCCCATGACTAGCACGCGAACGTTTTCTGCTGTAAGCACGCCATCTCAAGTGGTGCCAGAGCCGCTCGCGGTCTCTGTCGACGAGAGATCCCTACGCCGGATCGTGTTCGCGTCGGTCGCCGGCAACGCGCTCGAGTGGTATGACTTTTTCCTGTACAGCACGGCCGCGGCGCTCGTTTTCGGTGAGCTGTTCTTTCCGAAAGGAACCGACCCGCTGCTGGGCACGCTTGTCGCGTTCGCGGGCTTCGCGGTCGGGTTTGCCGCTCGTCCATTAGGTGGCGCGCTGTTTGGGCACATCGGCGATCGCTATGGTCGAAAGAGTGCCCTCGTGTGGACACTGTCGATCATGGGCGGTGCGACCTTTCTGATCGGCTTTCTGCCAACTTACTCCCAGGTCGGACTGTGGGCGCCGGCGCTGCTGATAGTCCTGCGCATATTGCAAGGCATCGCGGCGGGCGGCGAATGGGGTGGCGCGGTGCTGATGATCAGCGAGTCCGCACCACCTGAGAAGCGCGGATTTTACGCATCGATGAGCCAGATCGGCGTCGGCGGAGGCTTTGTGCTGTCGGCGAGCGTTTTCTTTCTCGTGCAGATGTTGCCGAAGGATGCGTTCATGACGTGGGGCTGGCGTATTCCCTTCCTGCTGTCGATCGCTATTTTCGGTGTGGGCGTCTATATCCGTTCGCGGTTGCCGGAAAGCGCCGAATTCGCGAAGGCCGAGGCCGAGGGTAGAAGGGCGCGGATGCCGGTACTCGACGTCATCCGGAAACATCCCAAGGAAGTTCTAATGGCTATGGGGCTGCGTGTTGCCGAGAACGGCGCCTCATACATTGTCATTGCCTTTGCGCTCGTCTATGGGAAGTTCATCGGCGTACCTAACCAGATCATGCTCGCTGGCGTGATCGTCTCGATGGCGGTGGAACTCGTTACGCTGATGTTGTGGGGCCGCTTGTCCGACCGTCTGGGTCGCAAGCCCGTGTACATGATCGGTGCGCTGGGTGTCGTCATTATCGCGTTTCCGTTTTTCTGGCTCCTCGATACGAAGGTCCCGGCTCTCATCTGGCTGGCATTCCTGCTCGGTAATGCTGTGTGCCACGGCGCGATGCTCGGTACGCAACCCGCGCTGATGGGCGAACTGTTCACCACGGAAGTGCGCTACTCGGGTATGGCGCTTGGACACGAGGTTTCGTCGGTCTTTGCAGGCGGCTTGTCGCCACTGCTGGCGACGGCGCTGCTCGCGCACTATCACGCAGCCTGGCCGGTGGCTTTGCTGATGGCGGCCCTCGGCATGGTCACCGTGATCTCACTGTTCTTCACACACGAGACGGTTGCTCGTCGCGAGCGTTGA
- a CDS encoding 2-hydroxymuconic semialdehyde dehydrogenase codes for MTSQLVSTSRDGQLLRHYINGEFVGSSTTFANLSPVDGRKLADVCEADAALVDNAVRAAHAAQRAGWRDTTPAQRAVWLHKIADGIEARFDEFVAAEVADTGRPVAQARTLDIARGIANFRTFADLVRTASGEFFETHAADGSELINYVTRKPLGVIGIISPWNLPLLLFTWKVAPALAMGNCVVAKPSEETPSSASLLAEVMHEVGLPPGVFNLIHGHGQNAAGEFLTRHPDISAITFTGESRTGSTIMKAVADGVKEVSFELGGKNAAVVFADADFDAAVAGVLKSSFTNAGQVCLCSERVYVERPIFERFVTALKEQAEKLRVGAPDDPATTMGPLISRGHRDKVLSYFRLAVEEGATVVTGGGAPSFGDARDDGAFVMPTIWTGLPDSARCVREEIFGPVCHVAPFDSEEEVVKRVNDSAYGLAASIWTTQLARGHRVARRIETGIVWVNAWFVRDLRTPFGGAKLSGLGREGGRHSLDFYSELTNVCVRIA; via the coding sequence GTGACATCACAATTGGTTTCGACCTCGCGCGACGGGCAGCTGTTGCGCCATTACATCAACGGTGAGTTCGTGGGGAGCAGCACGACCTTTGCAAACCTGAGTCCGGTCGACGGTCGCAAGCTTGCCGATGTCTGTGAGGCGGACGCTGCGCTGGTCGATAACGCCGTCCGTGCGGCTCACGCTGCGCAGAGAGCCGGCTGGCGCGACACCACGCCGGCGCAGCGGGCGGTTTGGCTGCATAAGATCGCAGACGGCATCGAGGCTCGCTTCGATGAGTTCGTGGCCGCCGAAGTTGCCGATACCGGTCGTCCGGTCGCGCAGGCCCGCACCCTCGACATTGCACGCGGCATCGCGAATTTCCGAACCTTTGCGGATCTTGTCCGCACGGCAAGCGGTGAGTTCTTCGAAACGCACGCAGCGGACGGCAGTGAGCTGATTAACTACGTGACGCGCAAGCCCCTCGGCGTGATCGGCATCATATCGCCGTGGAATCTGCCCTTGCTGTTGTTCACCTGGAAGGTGGCGCCGGCGCTGGCCATGGGCAATTGCGTGGTCGCCAAGCCTTCCGAGGAGACACCCAGCTCCGCTTCGTTGCTCGCCGAAGTCATGCACGAGGTCGGCTTGCCACCCGGCGTCTTCAATCTGATTCATGGGCATGGTCAGAACGCGGCGGGCGAATTCCTCACGCGGCATCCGGATATCAGTGCAATCACCTTCACAGGTGAGTCGCGCACCGGCAGCACGATCATGAAGGCCGTTGCGGACGGCGTCAAAGAGGTTTCTTTCGAGCTGGGCGGCAAGAATGCGGCCGTCGTGTTCGCGGACGCCGACTTCGATGCGGCGGTCGCCGGCGTACTTAAATCGAGTTTCACGAACGCCGGCCAGGTCTGTCTGTGCAGTGAACGCGTGTACGTCGAGCGGCCGATCTTCGAACGCTTTGTGACTGCCTTGAAGGAACAGGCGGAAAAACTGCGCGTCGGGGCGCCCGACGACCCGGCTACGACGATGGGACCGCTCATATCGCGCGGCCATCGCGACAAGGTGCTGTCGTATTTCCGTCTCGCCGTCGAAGAAGGCGCCACTGTCGTGACGGGAGGCGGCGCACCGAGCTTTGGCGACGCACGCGATGACGGCGCGTTTGTCATGCCGACGATCTGGACTGGCTTGCCCGATTCCGCCCGATGCGTACGCGAAGAGATATTCGGACCGGTGTGCCACGTCGCGCCGTTCGACAGCGAAGAGGAGGTCGTAAAGCGCGTCAACGACAGCGCTTATGGCCTTGCCGCAAGCATTTGGACAACACAGCTTGCGCGCGGACATCGAGTTGCCAGGCGAATCGAGACAGGAATCGTATGGGTCAATGCCTGGTTCGTGCGCGATCTGCGCACGCCATTCGGCGGCGCGAAACTGTCGGGACTGGGACGCGAGGGCGGTCGCCATTCGCTCGACTTCTATTCGGAATTGACGAACGTCTGCGTGAGGATTGCATGA
- a CDS encoding Zn-ribbon domain-containing OB-fold protein: MTLKVFQCKQCGSTVFPARYFCFECGGAGWLERAAERGTVDEFTTVRRRVGAQDGADVLLASVTTDVGPIVIARLERAVRVGDDVGLAIDEHNRVLALPIA; this comes from the coding sequence ATGACGCTCAAGGTATTCCAGTGCAAACAGTGCGGTTCGACCGTGTTTCCTGCGCGTTATTTCTGCTTCGAGTGCGGTGGCGCTGGGTGGCTCGAGCGAGCGGCCGAACGCGGCACTGTTGACGAATTCACGACGGTGCGCCGTCGCGTCGGCGCACAAGACGGCGCAGACGTGCTTCTTGCGAGCGTTACAACGGACGTTGGCCCGATCGTCATCGCGCGGCTCGAGCGCGCCGTGCGGGTAGGCGACGACGTCGGCCTTGCAATCGACGAACACAACCGCGTTCTCGCGCTACCCATCGCCTGA
- a CDS encoding porin → MKMKLGVLAVTAFASASAMAQSSVTLYGIISNGLGYVSNQGGHTNWTMISGANQNNRLGFKLNEDLGGGLSAVGTLENGFDSNSGKLGQGGRMFGRQAFVGLSSPTYGRITFGRQYDVLWDYLNRIEPQAMGPGLGVSVGSNDNIEGNFRYSNSVKYTSPVWGGFGFESLYAFSNKAGSFQQNRAFSAGVNFDARMQRYSLVYVEIDHPGTANPGGAVSDDYAGAPFQLFHSSPLSSSVGVRKQRVIAGGAEYSFDRLSLGGIVSDVRYDYLDTTSLHLDNLSLVGVYKFTPALFASAAYLYTHGTYGGLDSNPHWNQGQLSLDYFLSKRTDIFAYANYIRASGSRATAVLFLSSPSSTKEQAAVVAGIRHKF, encoded by the coding sequence ATGAAAATGAAGTTAGGTGTACTGGCAGTTACGGCATTTGCGTCCGCCTCGGCAATGGCACAAAGCTCGGTGACCCTCTACGGAATCATTTCCAATGGGCTGGGTTATGTCAGCAATCAGGGCGGCCACACCAACTGGACGATGATAAGCGGAGCCAATCAGAATAATCGCCTGGGATTCAAGTTGAATGAAGACCTGGGTGGCGGCCTGTCAGCAGTCGGAACGCTGGAGAACGGCTTCGACAGCAACAGTGGCAAGCTTGGGCAAGGCGGGCGGATGTTCGGACGGCAGGCATTTGTCGGACTGTCGAGTCCGACGTACGGAAGAATCACTTTCGGCCGCCAGTATGACGTGCTGTGGGACTATCTGAACCGTATCGAGCCACAGGCCATGGGTCCAGGTCTGGGCGTCAGTGTCGGCAGCAACGACAACATCGAAGGAAACTTCCGATACAGCAACTCCGTCAAGTACACCAGTCCGGTGTGGGGCGGTTTCGGGTTCGAATCGCTATACGCGTTCAGCAACAAGGCGGGCAGCTTCCAGCAGAACCGTGCGTTCAGTGCTGGTGTCAATTTCGACGCGCGTATGCAGCGATATTCGCTTGTCTACGTTGAAATTGACCATCCGGGCACGGCGAACCCGGGTGGTGCGGTCAGCGACGACTATGCCGGCGCTCCTTTCCAGCTGTTTCATTCGAGCCCGCTCAGTTCTTCCGTCGGGGTGCGCAAACAGCGCGTGATAGCAGGAGGAGCCGAGTACAGCTTCGACAGGCTTAGCCTCGGCGGCATTGTTTCTGATGTCCGCTATGACTACCTGGATACCACCAGCCTGCATCTGGACAACCTTAGCCTGGTCGGCGTGTACAAGTTCACCCCGGCGCTGTTCGCTTCGGCTGCCTACCTGTATACGCACGGCACTTACGGCGGTCTTGACTCGAACCCGCACTGGAACCAGGGGCAACTGAGTCTCGACTATTTTCTTTCAAAGAGAACGGACATATTCGCCTACGCCAACTACATCCGTGCTTCAGGTTCAAGGGCGACAGCCGTGCTGTTCCTGTCATCGCCGTCGAGCACGAAGGAGCAAGCGGCTGTGGTGGCGGGGATACGTCATAAATTTTGA